The nucleotide window TAATTCCATACGGCCGTTTTCAACTAGCTTCTGTGAATCAAGAGTTGCTTTTACTATCAGATCCTCACGGACTCTCTCTGCATCCCTCTTTGCCTCTGATAAGAGAACCTGCGACTCCTTGCGAGCTTCGGCTATAACTTTCTTGTATTCTTCTTCAGTTTCAGAAAGAAGTTCTTTGTGCTTTTTTGCATCAGTAAGACCACTTGCAATCTTTACGCTTCGTTCATCCATGAGCTTACCGAGAGGCTTGATTGCAAACTTGTATAAAACAATAATCACAATCGCAAAGTTCACCATCTGCGCAATGATAAGTTTCCAGTCTATATGAAATGTGTCTATAAGTGCGTCCATTTTTATTTAAATTAATTTATACTTCTCCGTAATAATCTTTAACTCTTTTTACAAATTCTTCGATATCGTCTTTATGCAACATATAATCATGATATGAACCAGTCCCTGTACCATTTTTATCGAAAACATTTTTAAAATTTAAACCCTCACCAAGAAACTCATACTCTGAATCAAGTTTGTCGACAAGTCTACTTATGTATTCAGTATCTCTACCACCCAGAAGTCTGTAGGCTATATCAGCAAGCTTTACAAAACCCTCTTCATCATATACTAGGCCTTCTTTTGTAAAATTTTTATTTGTCTCGTTTTCTCTAACCATAATATTAGTCTGCAATTAGCAGGTACAGATCTACGATCTTGATTGATAGGACCATGATCGTAAACCTAAAATCTACTAACTAGATTGAGAACGCAATAACGAGTGCGTAAATAGCGATAGCTTCTGCGAAAGCACAAGCCAAAAGCATAGGAACAAGTATTTTTCCTGCAGCTTCTGGGTTTCTTCCTATAGATTCCATAGCCTTTGAACCAATCATACCAATACCGATCGCAGGTCCAATTGCTCCGATTCCTATTGCAATCGCCTTTGCGAGTGTGTCTATTCCTTCCATAATATAGTTATATGTTAATTTATAATTTGCTCCACTTAAGTGGCTGCGCATGCTCTACGATATTCATAGAGTATGCGCAAACACCTATGCGTGTACTTGCTTTGGTGACTCATGATGTTCGTGCTCGTGCTCATCATGATCTTGTGATGCAATAGTAAAGTATACGAGCGTAAGCATTGAAAATATCAAAGCCTGTATTACACCAACTAGTATTTCTAAAAACAAAAATGGTACTGGTACGGCATATGCAACAAGCGCTGCCATAGATGCGAGCAAGACTTCTCCTGCAAATACGTTTCCAAACAAACGAAAAGATAGAGATGCTATTTTTGCAAATTCACCTATTATCTCAAGCACTCCAACAAAGAATGTAATTGGCGCAACAATCAAAATGGTTGGTTCGTGGCGAACCTTTGTAAATATATGCCCCAATGCCTTTAAATTAACATATTTGTTGAACATTTTCCACCCACCTATTGTGATGATACCGAAAATATTTGCACCAATAACTGCTATTATCGCAAGAGCAATTGTCGTGTTTATGTCTGCTGTTCCGCCACGTAAAAATGGCACAAGAAGGTTCTCTCCGTGATGCTCTACAACCTGACCAACAGAACCTGAACCAGGTAAAATTCCTAGCCAGTTGTTTATAAGAACGAAGAAGAAAAGTGATATAGATAATGGAAAAACTTTTTTAGTAAGTTTGCGATCATTTGTAACCTGATCTGCTAGACTAAGCGCTCCTTCTACTATGATTTCAAAAATATTTTGTAATTTTCCTGGAACTTCTTTTAGATTTTTTCTTAATAGAACTGACAATATTACAATTATCAAAACAGCACCCCAAGAAGTTACAAGAGAATTTGTAATAGGAAATTCTTTTATACTTCCAATAGGCTCTGCAAAGAGAGTTATTTCGTGAACAATCTCCTCGCTATGCGAAGTAGATGATTCATCCAATATTTCCAATTCAGTATTTATATTGGTTGTTTCTGTAGCTACTGACATTTTATTTTATTTCTAAATTAACTTTATTCTCATTTTCAATATCTGCAATCGCCTTCTTGGACTCTCTGACTATAAAAATTAGAGAACTAACAAAAGCTAGGGCAATAAGAGAAAAGAAAAAAGTTCTACCTGTAGAAAAATAATTGTCCAAGAATTTACCTAGTAGAACCGCAATAATTATCGGACCGGCTATATAGCCTGATACTCGAACAAAAAACAAAACAGCCCCGCGCCACCAAATAGTATTATTTTTTTTATCCTTTTCTATTTGTGTACTGTTTTGATCCATTATTTATTTGAATAGTTTAATTTTTTGTTTTTTATTACTGTCATTGTGATCACAGATAATTTACTCGTCACCACTCGTAAATTTCTGCGATCCCGCCTCCTCGACCCCGTCGGGTCTGCGGCTCTCACAATGTGCCCCACACATTGTGAGCGTGGATGGAATCGGACCATCGACCTCTGTCTTATCAGGACAGCGTTCTACCACTGAACTACACGCTCAAAACCCAATCTTTGAATTAAAAATGCCAAATGACTGGCGAAAAAACTATAGCAAAAAAAGCTCATATTAGCAAACAAAAAACCCTCACTTTCGTAAGGGTTTTTTGTATAAAAGCTTAGAACTCGCGTCTTTGTGGTCTGAAACCTCCTGAGCGTGCTCCGCCTTGTGGTCTATCACCTAGAGGACGTGCTTCGCTAACAGTTAGATTGCGTCCACCGAAATCTTTGCCGTTAAACATTTGGATAGCAGAATCTGCATCTGCGTCTTGATCCATCTCAACAAAGCCGAAACCTTTTGAGCGACCAGACATCTTATCCATGATAATTGTTGCAGATAGAACTGCTCCTGCTTGCTCAAAATGTGATTTGAGCTCGTTGTCAGTTGTACTATAAGGTAAACCTCCAACGTATAATTTTTTTGCCATACATTGCATCACGCTCCCATCTTGCGATAGTGCGGACAAACTACTCTAGGAAACCTAGAAATTAATAAAGTACTCACAGCACTGTTACTTAAAACGTTGAGGTTTAACCCCCGAAACGAACAAGACTAACTAGACGCGAGAATACGTTTAGAAATATACCACAGTTGTATTAAATGAACAAGTTATTCCTCTTCCGCATCTCCTACGGTTCCTGACATAAGACTATCTACAATCTTATCAATATTTCCAAGCATTATGTTCGGTATATTAGACCAAGACTGCCTAATGCGATGATCTGTAACACGATCTTGTGGGAAGTTGTATGTGCGAATTTTCTCACTTCTATCCCCTGTTCCAATCTGACTTTTTCTATCTGCTGAATATTTTTTTGCATCCTCTTCTTCTTTCATTTGCTCCAATTTTGCCGACAAAATAGTAAGAGCTTTCTCGCGATTCTTCAACTGAGTTCTTTCAGAAGTACATCTCACATCTATTCCTGTAGGTTTATGGATAAGACGAACTGCAGTCTCAACCTTGTTTACGTTTTGTCCTCCAGCTCCTCCTGAACGGGAATATTCCATATCTAAGTCTGCCAAATTAATTTGGAATTTAATCTTCTTTTTTATAGGCAATACTGCAACAGAAGCAGTTGAGGTGTGTATTCGTCCATTCTTTTCGGTAGCAGGAACACGTTGAACTCTATGAACCCCAGTTTCATAACGAAGTTTTTTATATACATCATTACCCCTAATCTCGAAAGAGGCTTCTTTGTAGCCACCAGTATCATTCATTGATTCATAGTTTTTTGTCCAACTCCAGCCTTCTTTTGCTGCGTATCGTTCATACATTTCAGCAAGCTGAAATGCAAACAACGAAGCTTCGTCACCTCCTGCTCCAGCTCTAACTTCAAGTACGATTTCATTTGGGAATTCCTCTTCTTCAACTTCTCGCGCGAGTATTGATTCGATCTGTTTAAATAAACCCTCTTTTTCTATACGAAGTGTTTCAAGGTCGTTTTCTGCAAGTTCTTTTAGACTCGGATCAGAATCAAGCAACTCTTTTACAGATGCTTCGTTCTCCTCGATACGCTCAAGACTTTCAATTAGAAAACTTGTTTTGTAATCCTTCTTCAATTCTTCTCGATTTATTTCCATAGACTTATATTAACGTCCTAAATACAAAAAAGAAACCCTTTTGGCCTCTTTTTTGTATAAATTAATTTTAGTTATTTTTTTGCAGCACTTTTTAGAGCACGCTTCTTGAATCTATCAACACGTCCAGCCGTATCTAGAACCTTTTCAGTTCCAGTAAAGTATGGGTGACATTGACTACAGATTTCAACAGTAATTGCTTCTTTTGTTGAGCCTACAGGAAAAGACGCTCCGCATGCGCAAGAAACAAGTGCGTTTGTATAGTGTGTTGGGTGTATGTCTTTCTTCATATCTGAGTACAATAGCACGATTTTATAAACCTTGCAACGGGTCTATCATAGTTTCTTGGATAGTAGCCGCCTTGACCATAACCTGGTTTCCATAGAAGGAGTTTGCTGGTGAAGCTGCGTCACAAGATCTTCCAGAATAGTATCTACAAGCAGCATTTCTTTCAGCTGTATAGGTTTTTGCATTTGCACCCAAATCTCCTAGATATATAGATGAAGCCATAAAAGCATCAGCTGGATTCCATGGGTCAGGTACAGTTTTTCCTACAGCAGCACCGATTCTAGCCTGAAATAGCGCCCATGTTGAAGGTATAAACTGCGCAGGCCCCATAGCTCCTCCATAACCGACTGTCCAAGGACAAGAAACTCGAGTTTTATACGGATCTCTTCCCAATGCTTTTGTAATATTCAAAAATGGAGTAACATCACGAGTTGGTTTCATAACATTTAAAATAGTAGTTCCAGTATTTGCACCTACACCAGCCCCAGTCAAAGGATCAGACAAATAACATGAACCGACGTTTTTACCCAAGTTAGACTCCTGAGTCAAAATCGCCAACACAAAGGCTGGTCTCACACCTGTTTTCAAAGAAGCAGCCTCTGCGTATTTTAGAGCATCACCGAAAGGAATTGCACCTGTATCACGAAGAGCAAAAAGTGCACTACGAATTTGCGCAGCTTTTTTCTGTCTCTCTGCTAGAAGTGCCTGGTATTCTTTTTCTTTGTTTTTACTAATTGAGAGAAGTTTTTGTTTCTCACTTTCAGATGTCTCAACTTTACGCTTAGCGCTTTCTATCTCTGCTTTTGCATCAAGCTCTTGATCTTGTTTCTTTCTCAACTCTTCTTTTTCATTTACAGTTATACCCTTCACCTCTTTTATCTCATCTACAGATTCTTTTATAGATTCTTGGATTGAAGAAAATGTATCTACGTCGTTATAAAAATCTGAAACAGTAGAATTTGTAAGTATCACATGCACAAAATTTGCATCATCAATTTGATGAGTCTTTCTAATTAGTTGAGCTAAAGATTCTTTAGTTTTGAAAAGTTTGTCATCTAAGTTGGTTATTGTTTTATTCTTTTCGTTTATTTCGCTCGTTAACTTACTTATAACCAAGTTTTTTGCTTTTATATTTAACTTAGCTTTTTCAATTTGAGTAGTTAGCACTTTTATGTCACCAGATATAGATGCTGACTGACCTTTTTGACTATTTAGTTCGGATGTCTTTTGGGCTATTTCTGCCTCCAGTTTGGCCAATTCTGCTTCCAAAACCTTCTTTTGGTCTTCAGCTATAGAAAGCTCTGAGGCGTAGACAGTATTTGGACCCGCCGCATAGAAATAAGGTGATCCGACCAAGCTAATCAGAGTTAAAATCACTATTATTTTTGAGGTTATGTTCTTGAACATGTGGGTTATATTATAACATAACGAAAAACCCACCTGTCTTGTGACAAGTGGATTTCTTTTTGGTTCAAAAATATTATTCTGCTCCCTCTGCTCCTTCCTCTTCTTCTTTCTTGCCCTTCTTTTCAACTTCAATTGCTGATAGATCGATTGGAGCTTCTTCTTTTTCTTCTTGCATAGGAGTAACTAACGCCACAACTTCATCTGGGGAAGTAACTAGAGTAACTCCACTTGGTAGAGATACATCTTTAGCGTGTATTTGATCGTCGAGAGTCTTTAGAACACTCAAGTCTACGCGCAATTCTTGTGGTAAATCTTTTGGTAGAGCACTTATTTCTATTTCGTACATAACCTTTGCTAGAGTTCCTAGACCATCCTTTACAGCATCTGAAACACCTTCAAATTCTATAGGAACATTTACAGTAACAGCCTTGTTTGTATCGATAGCAAGAAAGTCTACGTGTATAGGAGCGCCACTAACTGGATCAGTTTGTAGATCGTGTATAAGTGTAGCAACTTCTCCATCTGGAGTTTCTAGTGTTACCTGTGAAGATTCTCCTGCTTCTCTCCATACTTTCTTAAACGCCTTCATATCTACTGTTATTTACGTTGCCTCTTTTTTGAAACCATAAAAAACAGCTGGTATTCTACCCTCTTTTCTAATATCTATTAGTTTGTCTCCCGCCTTGCGAGCTAATGCATTAAGTTTAAACATATCTGGATAGTATACTCAAAAATTAAAATTGTAAAGCTTTTCTTAAGAAGAATGCTGGGTTATGGGCTGTTTTGGGTCAATAATATGGGTTTCTAGGTAGTTTTTGTCCTC belongs to Candidatus Nomurabacteria bacterium and includes:
- the atpF gene encoding F0F1 ATP synthase subunit B, whose product is MDALIDTFHIDWKLIIAQMVNFAIVIIVLYKFAIKPLGKLMDERSVKIASGLTDAKKHKELLSETEEEYKKVIAEARKESQVLLSEAKRDAERVREDLIVKATLDSQKLVENGRMELEAEKAKMIVEAKKELANLVVSSAEKILGTVMDEKIKSKISDEAVKEFN
- the atpE gene encoding ATP synthase F0 subunit C, producing the protein MEGIDTLAKAIAIGIGAIGPAIGIGMIGSKAMESIGRNPEAAGKILVPMLLACAFAEAIAIYALVIAFSI
- a CDS encoding F0F1 ATP synthase subunit A — its product is MSVATETTNINTELEILDESSTSHSEEIVHEITLFAEPIGSIKEFPITNSLVTSWGAVLIIVILSVLLRKNLKEVPGKLQNIFEIIVEGALSLADQVTNDRKLTKKVFPLSISLFFFVLINNWLGILPGSGSVGQVVEHHGENLLVPFLRGGTADINTTIALAIIAVIGANIFGIITIGGWKMFNKYVNLKALGHIFTKVRHEPTILIVAPITFFVGVLEIIGEFAKIASLSFRLFGNVFAGEVLLASMAALVAYAVPVPFLFLEILVGVIQALIFSMLTLVYFTIASQDHDEHEHEHHESPKQVHA
- a CDS encoding AtpZ/AtpI family protein produces the protein MDQNSTQIEKDKKNNTIWWRGAVLFFVRVSGYIAGPIIIAVLLGKFLDNYFSTGRTFFFSLIALAFVSSLIFIVRESKKAIADIENENKVNLEIK
- a CDS encoding RNA-binding protein, which codes for MAKKLYVGGLPYSTTDNELKSHFEQAGAVLSATIIMDKMSGRSKGFGFVEMDQDADADSAIQMFNGKDFGGRNLTVSEARPLGDRPQGGARSGGFRPQRREF
- a CDS encoding PCRF domain-containing protein, translated to MEINREELKKDYKTSFLIESLERIEENEASVKELLDSDPSLKELAENDLETLRIEKEGLFKQIESILAREVEEEEFPNEIVLEVRAGAGGDEASLFAFQLAEMYERYAAKEGWSWTKNYESMNDTGGYKEASFEIRGNDVYKKLRYETGVHRVQRVPATEKNGRIHTSTASVAVLPIKKKIKFQINLADLDMEYSRSGGAGGQNVNKVETAVRLIHKPTGIDVRCTSERTQLKNREKALTILSAKLEQMKEEEDAKKYSADRKSQIGTGDRSEKIRTYNFPQDRVTDHRIRQSWSNIPNIMLGNIDKIVDSLMSGTVGDAEEE
- the rpmE gene encoding 50S ribosomal protein L31; this encodes MKKDIHPTHYTNALVSCACGASFPVGSTKEAITVEICSQCHPYFTGTEKVLDTAGRVDRFKKRALKSAAKK
- a CDS encoding lytic murein transglycosylase; the encoded protein is MFKNITSKIIVILTLISLVGSPYFYAAGPNTVYASELSIAEDQKKVLEAELAKLEAEIAQKTSELNSQKGQSASISGDIKVLTTQIEKAKLNIKAKNLVISKLTSEINEKNKTITNLDDKLFKTKESLAQLIRKTHQIDDANFVHVILTNSTVSDFYNDVDTFSSIQESIKESVDEIKEVKGITVNEKEELRKKQDQELDAKAEIESAKRKVETSESEKQKLLSISKNKEKEYQALLAERQKKAAQIRSALFALRDTGAIPFGDALKYAEAASLKTGVRPAFVLAILTQESNLGKNVGSCYLSDPLTGAGVGANTGTTILNVMKPTRDVTPFLNITKALGRDPYKTRVSCPWTVGYGGAMGPAQFIPSTWALFQARIGAAVGKTVPDPWNPADAFMASSIYLGDLGANAKTYTAERNAACRYYSGRSCDAASPANSFYGNQVMVKAATIQETMIDPLQGL
- a CDS encoding 50S ribosomal protein L25; translation: MKAFKKVWREAGESSQVTLETPDGEVATLIHDLQTDPVSGAPIHVDFLAIDTNKAVTVNVPIEFEGVSDAVKDGLGTLAKVMYEIEISALPKDLPQELRVDLSVLKTLDDQIHAKDVSLPSGVTLVTSPDEVVALVTPMQEEKEEAPIDLSAIEVEKKGKKEEEEGAEGAE